The sequence CACGCCTCATCTCCTCCTCGGTGCGGCCTTCCTGGATTTCCTTCAAACCCTGCTCGACGAACCGCTTGCGCTGTTTCTCGGGCATCTGGTCCAGCGCCTCCATGAATCGCCCCATCGACTCCACGATGGTCAGGTCGATGAAGAGGTTTTTTTCCTTGGTGCTGAGTTTGCTGAAAAATTGCTCCCCGGTCCGGCTTTCCCGGTTTTTCTGGCGTTCCTTGAAGTCCAGCCGGTTCACCATTTCCGCCACGCGCCGTATCTCCTCCTCACGCCGCTTTGCCTCCGCGCCGGTTCCGGGGTTCTCCGACCAATCCGCCAGTTTCAGCTCCCGGACTTCCCGGTCGAGCCGCTCCGCGGTGATTTTTTTCGAGGAAGCAAAAGACCGCACCGCGAAGACAAGTGCCCAGACCAGCGCCAGCATCGCCAGCCCCTTGAATATGACAGCCTTCTTCGCGTTCACGGGCGGACACTAGACGCAGTCCGGCTCCGCGCAAGTGGCATAGGGAAAATTTCCCCTCGACCGGCCAAGCTTTACGCATTTTCCTGAGCCATGCTTCTTCCCATCGTCCAATACGGCGATCCCATCCTCCGCAAGCAGTGCAAGCCCGTAGGCGACACCGGCCCCGCGCTGCGCGAACTCGTGGGCAACATGCTCGAAACTATGGCGGAGGCGAACGGCGTCGGCCTGGCTGCGCCCCAGATCGGCGAGGATCTGCAGCTCGCCGTGATCGACGTATCACACGATCCGGAATGCGTTTCCTACCTGAAGGTCAACGGCGAGGATGCGGAAATCGCAGACATCATGCCGCTGGTTTTCATCAATCCCACGCTCGAATACGGCCAGGAAAAGGAGATGGAATACGAGGGCTGCCTGAGCATCCGGAACATTCGCTGCGAAGTCAGGCGTCCTGCGGAGGTCAAGGCGACGCTCCCTCAGATCGATGGATCCACCCTCGTCATCGAGACAGACGGCCTGCTGGCCCGCGCCTTGCAACATGAGATCGACCACCTCAACGGCATTCTCTTCGTGGACAGGCTCTCCGCCGTGGGCAAAGTCAGCGTGAGAAACAGGTTGAAGCGCCTCCTTGCCGGGCAGGACTCCTGAGGCGCCCACAGCTTATTTTTTGGAATCACAGTCTTATCAGCTCGACATTCAGCATATTCAAAGCTTTTCTTCGCTTGGATAGTCTTGCACATACCCAAGCATAGCCCCCATACGACCATGAGCACGCCCCGCGGAATTTTCGAAACCTTCCCGAACCAGTCACCACCTCCCGGTGCCCCGCCAAGCTCGCCCTTCGCGATCGCCTCCGAGGCCAGCGCCACCCCGGCTCCCAGTCCTTTTGCGCCAGCCGCGAGCCCTGCAGCCCGGAAAGAATCGCCGTTTTCCGTGGTCGGCGACGAGATCCCGCATGACAGCCAGAAGACGATACGCCTGCCGGAACGCCGCAAGTCCAACGACAGCCCTTTTCAGATCTCCGAGCCGCAAGGCTTCGGCTTCGAGGCGCCCGATGCCGCACCACAGGCATTGAGGGCGACACCCTTCGAAAGAGCCCCAGTCCAACAGCCGGCCCCTCTGCAGGCGTCACCTTTCCAGATGGAGCAGCCGCCAGCCCCGGTTCAGCCGGCAGCGCCCGCCAATCCCTTCGGCGGATGGCCTCAGGCCGGATTCGCCCCACAGAACCCCGTTCCGGCTCAGCAGCCAGCGGCTCCAGCTCCAGCTCCGCAGGCAGCGCCTTCGGGTGATTCCGCGAATTCCGACTCCTATTCCATCAGGCAGCTTGAGCTCCGCGCCATCTTCGGCGTGGATCGGGAAATGACCAAGGAGGAGATCATCCAGCGCTCCCGCTCGCTTCCCGGCATCCGCCAGATCGCGCGCGTGAGCGAGCAGGACATCGCCGCCGTGGACGCGCTCAAGCAGGTGATTTCCAACCTCGGTTTTGGCAACGGATCCCTCAAGCTTTACTCCGGCTCCGTGCCCATCGAGTTCATCCGCGAGGGTGGAATCCTGCTCGCAGTCCAGACCGATGGCGGCTTTGCCCCGGGTGTCCGCGAAACGCTCATGCTTGTCGCCCGCGAGCTGGGCAGATAGATCCGCCAAAGCGCTGCCCAAGAAAAACCCCCTGATCCACGGATCAGGGGGTCTTTGAAAAACAGGGAAGCGGGACGGGCTCCCGCTTCCAGGCCGACCCGGATTAGGGCGCGACGATCTCCAGCAGCTCTACGTCGAAGCAGAGCATCCCACCGGGACGGCCTGAGCCCTCCTGTTTCGGGCCGTAGGCGAGGCCTTCGGGGATCCAGAAGCGGCGTTTCTCGCCGACGACCATGAGCTGTACACCCTCCGTCCAGCCCGGAATGACCCCGCCGAGCGGGAACTCGGCCGGCTCGCCGCGGGTCACGGAGCTATCGAACATTTTGCCGTCGGTTTCCCAGCCGCTGTAATGCACTTTCACTGTGTCGGAGGCCTTCGGGTTCACCTTGCCTTCGCCAGCCTTTAGCACCTTGGAAGCGAGGCCGCTCTCGGTCTTCTTCGCATCCGCCGGTGCGGCTGCCACGTCTTCCGGCACGGGCGGAGCCGGGACGGGTGCCTTGAAAGAGACGAGCTCGATGTCCGCGACGATGAAGCCGCCGGGAATGTTCGCCTCGGGAAGCCAGCAGGTGCGCTGCTCGCCGGGGGTCATCGCGCCGAGGAGTTCACCGAGTTCAGGCGGGAGCTTGTCGAGCGGTGCGCTGGGTGGAGCGGGCTGGGAACGCGTATCCTGCACGGCTTGGCCTTCCATGGTCTTTCCCGTGAAATGGAAGGTAACGATGCTGTCTGCGGCGGGCTTTTCGCCCTCCCCTTTCTTGTTGAGCCTGTAGGCAACTCCCGAAGCGGTTTTTTCCGTGTCCTCCGGAGGTTTCGGAGCGGTCTTGATTCCAAGCAGCTCCACATCGAAAACCAGCATCCCCCCCGGACGCCCGCTACCCTCCACCACCGGGCCATAGGCCAGTTCCTCGGGGATCCAGAAGCGGCGCTTCTCGCCCTCGACCATGAGCTGGAGGCCTTCCGTCCAGCCCTTGATCACGCCTCCCAGCGGGAAGCTCGCGGGTTGCCCGCGCTCCACGGAGCTGTCGAACTGCTTTCCATCCGTGGTCCAGCCGGTGTAGTGGACGGTCACGGTATCGGCGGCCGCAGGCTTCGCGGCGCCGGTCCCGGCTTTGAGGACTTTGGAGGCCAGTCCGCTTGCTGTCTTTTCGGCATCGGCGGGCGGGGCGGCTACATCGGAGGGCACTTCGGGCATCTTGTTTTCTGGTTGGGCAGCATCCGCTGCGGGGGCTTTCGCGTCCGGAGTCTCCTCGGAACGAGCTATGGTGGCGGCCGACGCAAGCAAGGCGGCGGTCATGAGGGGTGTGAGGATACGGACTTTCATGGAAGGCAGGAGCATCCACGTGAAAAGCCGCATGTCAATCATCGGACTCGCATCCCGGCTCCTAGAAAACGCTCTCCGCAAGGATCACGACCTCCCGGAAGGGCAGATCCGCAAGCATCCCATACCCGTCGTGCCGGTAAAGCCGCGCGCGCATCGAGGCCGGGCTGGACATCCCGCAGAGGAAACGTGCCATTTGCCGTGGCGTGCCGAGCGATGCCAGGTTTTCCCGGCGCAGCGAGCGTATCGCCTCAAGCTCCGCATCCTTGGCCTTGCGCGGCTTGCTGCGTTTGAGCTTCACCGGCGGTACGCCCCGGCAGCGGTCGCAATGGCCGCATGGCTCCTCCATCTTTTCGCCGAAGTGCTTGAGCAAAACCCCTGTCAGGCAGCCCTTGCCGGAGGAAAGCGCGAGGACCTGGGAAAGCCTCTTGAGATCGCTTGCCTCCCGCGCCCTGAAGCCCTCCGCCAGCCTTTCCGCGAGGGCGGGCAGATCGCCCGGGGTTTTCTTGATCCGGTATGCCTGCCGCCAGTTCGATTTCTTCAGGGAAACATCCCCGGCGGACTCCAGCTCGGCGATCAATTCCCGCAGTTTTCCCCTGGTTATCCCGATCCGATCCGCCGTCCCCGCGATATTCACCGCATGCCATTTCCACTCCGCATCCAGCCCCTCGAAAACCCCCTCCAGCCTCTTCCTTTCCCGCGCCGTGCGCCCCGCCATGAGTTTCGCCATCGGTCGCGTCAGCCTTATCCGGTAGTTGTCGAAAAAACTGCCGCGCGCCTCCAGGATCCCATCCATTTCCAGATAGGCGAGCGTCGTCGAAATCACAGTCTGGCGGATGTCGCAAGTGGTCGCGAGATCATACAGGGAGACATCGAACTCGCCGCCGATCCTGAGCACCCGGCCTAGCAGGTTCTCCACCGCCCGCCCGCTTGGCGTATCGGAGAAAATGAAATTCTCCAGCACAGTGAGGTCGTCCCCGCAGGCCAGCCACTCGCACACGGCGGGCTTGCCGTCGCGCCCGGCCCGCCCGATCTCCTGGGTGTATCCTTCCTGGCTTTTCGGCATGTTGTAATGGATCACCGTGCGGATGTCCGCCTTGTCCACGCCCATCCCGAAGGCGATCGTCGCCACCACCGCATCGACTTCCCCGCCCATGAACTGCTCCTGGATCTCGCGCCTCAGCTCGCTGCGCAAACCCGCGTGATACGCCCGCGCCGAGTGCCCGTTTTTCGCAAGGAAGGTCGCCACCTCCTCCGCCGTCTCCTGCCGCGTGACATAGACGATGCCAGGTTTCCCCCATTTCCCCAGCCGGTCTAACAGCAATGCCTTCCGCTCCCCAGCCGCACACGGCGTGATGCGCAGGTCGAGGTTCGCGCGATGGAAACTGAGCTTCACCGCATCCGGCCTGGCGATCCCGAACCGCTTCCGTATTTCCGCCTCAACCTTGGGGGTTGCCGTTGCGGTCAGCGCGAGGATGCGCTTCACCTTGAGCTGCCTGCAGGTCTTGCCGAGCTTCAGGTAGTCCGGCCGGAAATTATGCCCCCATTCGGAAATGCAATGCGCCTCGTCCACCGCGATCATCGAGAGAGGCACACCTTTGAGCAGCTTGCGGAACTCCGCGTTGCCCAATTTCTCCGGCGAGACATAAAGCAGTTTCAGCTCCCCGCCCAGCAGCCTGCCTGTCACCTCCCGGTATTCTTCGGCGCCCAACGTCGAGTCCAACCGCGCCGCCGCGATCCCCTTTGCCACCAGCCCGTCCACCTGATCCTTCATCAGCGCCAGCAGCGGGGAAACGACCAGCGCCGTCCCCTCCAGCATCAGCGCCGGGAGCTGGTAGCAGAGGGATTTCCCCCCGCCCGTCGGGAAAACCGCCAGTGCCGCCCGCCCGGCCATGAGGATATCCACGATCTCCTTTTGCCCGCTCCGCAGCCCATCGAACCCGAAAACCTCCAGCAGCACATCCTTCACCGGGGGAATTCTCCTCATCCTCTCCATCTGCGTCCATCCTGTTTATCCGGCGAAATGCTGAGTCCTCCAGTCCGCCTGTGTCCGCTTCGCCCCCGTTGCGGTTAAAATTCTTCCCTCTGCCCCACCTGCAAGCTCAACATGCGAGGCACCGTAACCTTCGTACCCATGAAAACATCCCTGCTTCTCGGCCTCATCTCCGCCGCATCCCTCCTCGCCAGGGAGCCCGCAAAACCATCTGCGGATCTAACAGCCGTCACCACGGAAATGGCCGCCGCCGCCAACGCCTTCCTCTCCTCCCTCGGTGAGGCCCAGGCGAAGAAAGCCCGCTTTCCATTTGAGTCCGACCAGCGCGAGGCATGGGGCTTCGTGCCGCGCGCGCGCAAAGGTGTCCCGCTCGAAGATCTCGATGAAAAACAGACCGCCCACGTCCGCACGCTCCTCAAGACCGCCCTCAGCGATCCCGGCCTTGGCAAGGTCGATGCGATCATGGCGCTCGAAGCCTTCCTTGCGGAGATCGAGAAACGCCCCGACTTCCGCAATCCCAAGGCCTATTTCACCTCCGTCTTCGGTGAGCCAAAAGCCGGCGGAACCTGGGGCTGGCGCTTCGAGGGGCACCACCTATCGCTCAACTACACGATCGCCGACGGCAAGGCCGTTTCCGTCACCCCGTCCTTCTTCGCCACCAACCCCGGCGAGGTCATGATAGACCACCCGATGAAAGGCACCCGCCCCCTCGCCGCCGAGGAAGACCTCGCCCGAGCCCTGGCCACCACCCTCAGGGAAACCGGCAAGCAAGTCGTCTTCTCCGAGAAACCTCCCGGAGAAATCCTCACCGCCGAGGACCGCAAGGCGAAACAGCTCGACCCTGTCGGTGTCATTGCAACGGAAATGACCGCCGCCCAACAGGCCGCGCTCAAGGAACTCATCGCCGAGTTCGCGAACCGCCACCGCAAGGAGCTCGCCGAAGCCGATCTCGCCAAAATCCTGGCCGATATGGATAAGCTCCGCTTCGGCTGGGCCGGCGGCCTCAAGCGCGGCGAGCCCTACTACTACCGCATCCAAGGTACTACGTTCCTAGTGGAAGTCGCAAACGTCCAGAACAACGGCAACCACGTCCACGCCA comes from Akkermansiaceae bacterium and encodes:
- the def gene encoding peptide deformylase encodes the protein MLLPIVQYGDPILRKQCKPVGDTGPALRELVGNMLETMAEANGVGLAAPQIGEDLQLAVIDVSHDPECVSYLKVNGEDAEIADIMPLVFINPTLEYGQEKEMEYEGCLSIRNIRCEVRRPAEVKATLPQIDGSTLVIETDGLLARALQHEIDHLNGILFVDRLSAVGKVSVRNRLKRLLAGQDS
- a CDS encoding FKBP-type peptidyl-prolyl cis-trans isomerase; amino-acid sequence: MPEVPSDVAAPPADAEKTASGLASKVLKAGTGAAKPAAADTVTVHYTGWTTDGKQFDSSVERGQPASFPLGGVIKGWTEGLQLMVEGEKRRFWIPEELAYGPVVEGSGRPGGMLVFDVELLGIKTAPKPPEDTEKTASGVAYRLNKKGEGEKPAADSIVTFHFTGKTMEGQAVQDTRSQPAPPSAPLDKLPPELGELLGAMTPGEQRTCWLPEANIPGGFIVADIELVSFKAPVPAPPVPEDVAAAPADAKKTESGLASKVLKAGEGKVNPKASDTVKVHYSGWETDGKMFDSSVTRGEPAEFPLGGVIPGWTEGVQLMVVGEKRRFWIPEGLAYGPKQEGSGRPGGMLCFDVELLEIVAP
- a CDS encoding RecQ family ATP-dependent DNA helicase, whose translation is MRRIPPVKDVLLEVFGFDGLRSGQKEIVDILMAGRAALAVFPTGGGKSLCYQLPALMLEGTALVVSPLLALMKDQVDGLVAKGIAAARLDSTLGAEEYREVTGRLLGGELKLLYVSPEKLGNAEFRKLLKGVPLSMIAVDEAHCISEWGHNFRPDYLKLGKTCRQLKVKRILALTATATPKVEAEIRKRFGIARPDAVKLSFHRANLDLRITPCAAGERKALLLDRLGKWGKPGIVYVTRQETAEEVATFLAKNGHSARAYHAGLRSELRREIQEQFMGGEVDAVVATIAFGMGVDKADIRTVIHYNMPKSQEGYTQEIGRAGRDGKPAVCEWLACGDDLTVLENFIFSDTPSGRAVENLLGRVLRIGGEFDVSLYDLATTCDIRQTVISTTLAYLEMDGILEARGSFFDNYRIRLTRPMAKLMAGRTARERKRLEGVFEGLDAEWKWHAVNIAGTADRIGITRGKLRELIAELESAGDVSLKKSNWRQAYRIKKTPGDLPALAERLAEGFRAREASDLKRLSQVLALSSGKGCLTGVLLKHFGEKMEEPCGHCDRCRGVPPVKLKRSKPRKAKDAELEAIRSLRRENLASLGTPRQMARFLCGMSSPASMRARLYRHDGYGMLADLPFREVVILAESVF
- a CDS encoding DUF3500 domain-containing protein, with product MKTSLLLGLISAASLLAREPAKPSADLTAVTTEMAAAANAFLSSLGEAQAKKARFPFESDQREAWGFVPRARKGVPLEDLDEKQTAHVRTLLKTALSDPGLGKVDAIMALEAFLAEIEKRPDFRNPKAYFTSVFGEPKAGGTWGWRFEGHHLSLNYTIADGKAVSVTPSFFATNPGEVMIDHPMKGTRPLAAEEDLARALATTLRETGKQVVFSEKPPGEILTAEDRKAKQLDPVGVIATEMTAAQQAALKELIAEFANRHRKELAEADLAKILADMDKLRFGWAGGLKRGEPYYYRIQGTTFLVEVANVQNNGNHVHATWRDQSNDFGNDLLGDHVGHDH